The DNA region TTTGACCATGAGTTTTCGACCTCAGTGTAGGCCATTATAGATGTTTTTGTTGAGAAAAATTTGGAAATTTGTTTggaattgtttcttttcaataaatatgtTTGTATGCGTAATCGTTTGAATGCACGCcagtcaaaaaacaaacaagcaggaagaacaccttagattattattctacattattattcttgtcatgtaggcctataaaaacactgaaatagttgtttttttttttttctaaattgtatgctgcatttaaattcaaactGTTGAGAATTTAACTACAACAGCGTGGAGTGGATGGCATCAAAAGAGCCACCACGTGTGGACGTGCCCTTCACAAGTGCAGAAGAGTGCAGGAGAAAATTATCTGTATGGTGAAGGTGTaatgcaaaaacaataaaacgtTCTGTAAATGCCCGAAGTGCTGGGGTGCTGTTTGTAGGAAGTGCACACCCAAGGTGCTGAATGTCTGCGCacagtgtgtttgagcaacatGTAGCAGAAATAACCACAAAAGCAATGCATTCTAATAGCGGGTAAATTTGACCCGTTTTTAGGTATACAGCGACTCctggcggttctagtgttaaaggGGCAGACCTCTACAGCTCCCCCCAATTTCCACTTCATCAAATCAGTTTCTTCACCATCATtatgttctctttttttaaatctattctTTCTATTAGTGATTCCAGTAAGAAGTGGCAGGAGAAGGCAGACCTTCTCACTCGGCTGGAGAGCCAGGTGAAGCGCATGAAGGAGAACTTTGATTCCAAGGAACGCTCGCTGCTGGAGGAAAGAGATAAAGCAACAGAAGCACACAAGTATGATACAATATCAAATGAGAACAAAAATGTCTCTTCAAAATTCCCTATCTGCTGTTCTGTTACATTTTGAGCCTGTGTGTACAATAGTTATCAAGCATCTCAGAATCCCTCCTATGAATTGGAAAAATCAAGGATCATGCTTACATAACCAAAATACATAAATTGACATAGTGGTAGGGAAGTTGTCAAATTTGAGTAGTATTGTAGCTTTGTGCATGTTTAAAATTACTTGTTTTTACAGAGTAGGCACAGTTTTGTAGATTGAGCAATTCTCCTGGATAAAATAAGTTTGTTCCTCATTTTGTATTTCCAAATCTACCAGAATGTGCACACATGTTTGTCCTTTGATTGTCCGCCTGCTGGGAACAGGTTAGGACAGCTCTGCAGCTTTCCTAAATCCTGGAGGAGAGGGTTATCTCCTAGGTCAagaataaaatctttttttcctccaaagcCTAAAAGGAAGACCAAGTACAGTACATCTCACTCTGAAGTGTTTTGGGATATTTGTTAAATGCATGTCTCTTCCATCTCTCCCAAACCCAAAAGCTACAGAACTCTGAAGACTAATTTAGGGTCATCCACCCTAAAAACGCACATGCTTATTGTACACAAGGCAATTAGGACAACATCCTCCAGGTGTCTTACCTTgtgtaacattgttttatttgttgttgtctgtCTTGCAGAGCTGCAGTAGAGAAGTTACACTGTGTGGATGATTCATTTCGTCGACAGCTAGAGTCTGGCCAGGCTGCCCATCAAGCTGAGCTGCTTCAACTGGcgaatgaaaaacagaaacagattgAACAAGCCAATCAGAAGGTAAATATAGACACTTTTTCACAGAAATGCCTGGTTTTCCTCCAAGTTGGAAGGCAGAACAGGTGCTTTGTGCTAGTGTGTTCTTATATGACGCATATGACCAAATCTAAATCTAGCCCTCAATCTAATGTGGATAAGGATTAGTCCGTGTGTGGTAATTCtaattaaaatactgtatagtaaTATGATTTTCTAATGTTTTACCTGCTTCACCATGTTCATAAGAAGTTTTGAAAGTGGTTACCAATGGTTACAGGCCTCGGTTGCTTACTACACTGTTAGATTTGTTATTCATTATACATAATGGGAAACATTTTGTCACTGAAAATGCCTCGTTGCATTTCATCCAACAAGGCTTTGAaagtcctttttttaaaaaacaaacaaacaaaaaaaaaaaaacaaggcatAAACTATTTcaaaaagttgtgttttctgcagctgaggccgtgtgtgtgtgtgtgtgtctatgtgcgTGTCTTATTCAGGTATttgaagtggaggaggagatgcGTCAGCTCCTGGAGGAGACAGAAACTAACAAGAGAATcatggaagagaaaatgaagcgTCTCACAAGTGTACTAAAAGACTTTTAATGCATAAAATATGGCTTCTTTGCAGCTATGGCAATGTATGAATTTAAACAGTAGAGGatcgttttgtttttttaaataaagcaatttatttattttaattttgatgattattttttctatttttgcattttaagttGTATTTTAGTATATCATGATTCATCTAATAAATTCTCTCTTGAGCATATTTTTGCCTGTCTGAAATTATAGATAACAAAATTGTGTTAACACAAATTCAAGATGAGAGCACAGGGTTGATGggaaatactactactactactactaataataataacttatttTCAAAcgcatacaaaaatatacaatacattttgtgtcacaaaaaatggggaaaaaacagactgaaatacgatttaaaaaatacaaatcagaGATTTTAAAACGAATAAAAGTAATAGTATGAGGTTTTTGTTTCAGttatgaaaaaaactaaattgtgACTAGAGAATGGACAAATGGACCTCAGTTTAATCTTTAAATGTCCTAAATCAAAATTATGGGATAGTAAGTTcaaattttcaaaaacaattgACCTAATTTGTCTAAATACTGTCATACTTAGCATTAGTACGTGATAGTAAAGACTTAGCTGCTATCTCAACATTTTGATGCAAGAGTCTTATACTTTTGACTTAGTATCAGAATTTTGACATCCcatgagcattttttttttttttttacttgctttACTTTTcattctacatttatttttccgGCTTCCCTACAAACTCAGAACGAGGTTTAACTTATCAGTTCGTGTGTCCGGCTGGAAAGGGGAGGGCGGGGTCAGTAGATCGGGTGGCGTCGCGGGGCTGGGGGCACGAGCGGGACAAGGGTTGCCGTGGCAACTGTAACCTAACGTAACGTCCGTTGATTTAAAAAACCATACAGGTACCACCGTCGTCCTGTTTAGCAGTTGTAGTTAAACACGGGCGGCTGACTAAAAATAAGTAGCACTCTCTTTTATAGAAAGAAGATGGAGTTTGAGACGACGGAGACTGTACGCTCGACACCGAGTCGCCACGAGAAAAGTTTGGGGCTCCTCACAATGAAGTTTGTCAATCTGCTTCAAGAAGCTAAGGATGGCGTCCTTGATTTGAAAGTGGTCAGTGAAACGGAGAGCCCAGGGCTCGGTGTTGTTGTTTGTGGGTTGTAGCTTTGGGTGGAGGGGTATTAATCGGTGTTCCCTAGTGCCTCCTTCCAGACAGCAGTTGTGAACAAAAGGCTGTCAGTCACAAATGGAGCCAGTCAGGTGCATTGATTTGCTTAACAGGTGGACGTAGCTAGCCGCCATTACCCAGGTCTCCTCGTTTGTGTGTTCAATAACATCAACTCACAAGCAGCGAAAAGCTGAAATGGTAGGGGAACTACGTGTATAGCTACCAGTTTGCAGTCAAGTTGTTAATGGCAATAAACTAATTTATAATGTACATTAAAAGCGAGGCTAGGGGTCCCAAAATGTAATGTCTCGGATTACTGATCTCCCCCTTCTATGGGAGGCAGTCCCATTTAAGACCATGTTAATTATAATTGAGTGTAGGCCTGCATGAAGTATGGAGCCTCTTTTGAAATAACCCAAGTAGAAGTAATCAAATCAGAGTGAAATTGAATTGCTAATTTTAATTTAGACTCTCCTGAGAGCCCTTTAATGACATCAGGGCGTCCCCAGAGGGCATTTGGGGAACCACTACACCACACCATATTTGTTAACAGTTTGACACCAGTCTGGCTGTCTAGCACACTGTCACCAGTTGTTTATTTCTACGGGTTATGACCAGGGCAACCGAAGAGTGATACAtcgttttattttttgtttttagggcCCTGAGGAGGTAAAATTATCAAGGAAAAATAGCAAAgattgtctttaaaaaaataaaagtgggaTGTCCTGACCCGCACATTGGAAACCAGTAGTTTACCTTTTTTAAAGTCATTATACCagttagagctgcaacaataagtggattgacagaaaattaattggcaactattttgataatcaaatcctctggttccagcttctccaatgtgaggagttgctgcttttctctgttttatattttagtaagacaaaacaagacatttgaagatgtcgcCTTTGACTGAGAAACTGGGCTGGACGTTTCtcacagttttctgatgttttatagactaagCAATAATCAAGAAGATGATtgactgattaattgataatgaaaatagtcattagTTGCAGTATTCGTGTTTCCTTCCTGCTATCCCTCAAATGATTCTGTTTTCTTATGGCTGTCTGCTATCAGCTACTATTAAGCTCTAGAAATTAAGAGTAACTCGTGACACTTTTAACCCCTTCCTCTCAAATATTAAGGTTGTGATAGACTTTGTTGTACCATCTACCTAACTGCCTTCAGTGTTTTGACTTGTGGATGTATCTTTGCCAAATCTACCTGAAGTGTCTTCCACAAATCTACCTACTTTTCATCACAGTGATAAGTagttttccctctcttcttGCGCGCCAAAGCTGGGTAATGTTTACACAGCAGGCTGCTCAGACcctttccctcctccttcctcctctgctaTTGTATAACTGTCCTCTTCTGCCAAGGGGTTTTATTTGCTGTTTGTACAGCTTAATTGACCAAATCCTTCATTTGTTGGCTTTGCTCGAATATCTTTTTTTTCACCTCAAGAAGTGTTTGCCACAGAAATTTTGGGTTTCCTATTAATGCCTGTTTAAAGTGTCTGTGATGTATCTTGTCAACAAGGGTTTACATTAAGCTGCCACTGAGTAAGACCCTTTATGGAAATGTCTGTCTGAATAAACAGGCTGCAGACAGCTTGGCAGTGAAGCAGAAGAGGAGGATATACGACATCACCAACGTACTTGAAGGAGTGGGGTTGAtcgagaagaaaaacaagaacataATCCAGTGGAGGTttgaaaaaactattttcatattttagaatcagtgaaatatttactttcttactgacatttttaatagCCTTAAATATCTTTGCACTTTTGAATGTTGTCGTGAACATTTTTAGAGCACTAGCTATTCTACTGTCCACAAAACGTAGCATCTTTCTCACCTTCCACCATCATCATCTCATCTTTCCACCATCCAAAAATTCTTTATGCTTTTAGCAGCCAAATCAATCATGCCAAAATGGCTGATATAGAGCAAATACTGACTGGTAATTGTAAAACATTACTAGTATGACTTATGTTCatgctttcttttctcatctgtcTTCCTCGGGTCCAGGGGAGAGAACTCAGGCAGCCAAACACAGGAGGTGGTGGAGCAGGTAAAGGTTTTAAAGGCCCAAATCTCTGAGCTGGAGGCCCAAGAGAAAGAGCTGGACAACCAGAAGGCATGGCTAGAGGAGAACATCAAACACCTTAACCACGATCCCATCACCAGCACATATCCTTTTATGCCATCTGGCACTAAATGGAGATGTTAATCTATGTGTAACTATTTTCTTGACACATCCTTTTCTGTAATATTGAGTGCACAAACTGCAATTTTGTTTTAACACATCATGTTGAGGCAAGTTGAATGTGGTCACACCCCCATTGCTACAAAAAGCAACTTACTGTTGGACGGAAAAtattaagtgtaaaaacatttactACTACTTTACGTTTGATGTCATTCCAGTGAAATGTCACTTGGTGTGTTTTGTATTCTTgattctttttgtctctctctacaGTTTGTAATTCTAGTCCTCTTGGGGCcccatttattcatttcatagGGAAAAGAATGCCTGCTTGATCCTTTTAACATTGTTTGCTTATTGAACAGAGTAAATGCTATAAAGGGAGGATTATAAATATAATTGCTATTGTCAGTCTCTTGTGAAATCATAGCCAGGCAAATCCTGACTTGCACAATGCTGACAGTCTTGTttttccagtttattgtctCCATTTTCCTCCCATAAGTAATCCTGCTCCTGTTTCCTTAACACCTCTCCACTTATAAATTTGTGACACATGAAGACATCTGCAGTGCCTTCAGCGGAGACACTCTTCTTGCTGTAGTGGCTCCTGCTGGAACTCAGCTGGAGGTACCTCTACCTGAAATGGTTGGTCACTTCTTACAAGCTTTCTTTATTGATTGggatacagaaaaaaatctgcacTATGTTAATGGTAATAGTTACCAGAAAGACAAGGATTCACcatatttattcctttattaaGATAAGGCTTTATTGAtctcccagaggggaaattcaggtgttgcaacagcacaaggacagaaataagtacagataaatagaagaagttaaaattaaataattagaagtatataaaataaagaatgcAGGCTAATGTAATAATAAGTTTCCTGTGGCATGTGAAGTCTAACTGGAAATGGAAAACACTCTTGCCAATAAGGCACAGGGCTCTCAACACATTTGGCTGCTTGTTCTGTACACGCTGGCGTGTATATTTTTTGGCGTCTATATACATTGATCAACGTAGTGTCATTAACTGATGCAAAACCACACAGTGCGATGTAAAGATTAGGGAGACAATTTTCAAACTTATAAAGTGCGAAGTTTAGCTTCATGTGATACCTGCATAGGATTTCTTGAGTGAGGCACTCCAGAGGTGCTGTACTTAAGCCTAGATTCATTAACATCCTAATCTGAATGACTTCTCCTTCTCTGTAAAGAAATTAAACCTgcggccacttgggggcagcagaaacaagctgtgaacacaacacacatttcaccttttcagctaatatggcaaacttgttagcaaaaagTTGCCCATTTAAACATGCAGCAGATATGGAGTAACATAAGTGTTCAtgtggagttgtgtttctggccacctttcttcttttcctttcggctgttccctttcaggggtcgccacagtgaatcatgtgcctccatctaaccctgtcctctgcatcctcttcactcacaccaattaacttcatgtcctctctcactacatccataaatctcctctttggtcttcctctagacctcctgcctggcagctccaacctcagcatccttctaccaatatattcacagtctctcctctgaacatgtccaaacacctcaatctggcctctctgactttatctccgaaacatctaacatgagctgtccctctgatgtactcattcctgatcctgtccgtcctcgtcactcccaaagagaacctcaacatcttaagctctgctacctctctgcctcttgtcttttcttcagtgccactgtctctaagctgtacaacatcgctgatctcaccaccgtcttgaacacctttcctttcattcttgctgatactcttttatcacacaacacacctgacacttttctccacccgttccaacctgcttgcactcgcctcttttccacagtctccattgctctgaaccattgaccctaagtacttaaagtcctgcaccttcttcacctccgctccctgtaacctcatcgttccacctgggtccctctcattgacacacatgtattctgtcttactgcggctaagcttcattcctctgttttccagagcagacctccatctctctagattttcctccacctggtccctgctctcactacaaatcacacctttattaatgttaatccaatattcactctcttttagctctgtgtttggtctctaccaactcctgagggaaatatctggctctttagctgctcagtgctccactatgttcaccagctagttgctaactgtgtctgtctgccgtttggtgctgagcaggtagtgtacagtgaatTTTTAGAGCTTTTCCATTGGAAACAGATGCAGCTGGAAATTGTGCTATGAGAGCAGTGTAAGCTGTAAAACCagaaaatgagctgaaagatgctaaaaaactCCTTAGAACTGAGGGAAACTACAATATTGTGTGAtcagtttctgtgtgtttatcaCTACAAAGACCCTGTTAACATACAAGTTGGCAATTGGTGGTCAattgtgtatataaaaaaattattatagCCTCTGTAATGACGATAAACTTATTTCCATATTGCTGCTCTGTAGGGCCAGAGTGGTCAAAAGAAGTACCAGGTGAACCTACGCAGCCACTCAGCTCCCATCCAGGTCATGCTCATCAATAGGGATTCAGACTCCACAATACCTGTGGTCTTCTCTGTTCCGCCCACTGACGACATCTGTCCAATGCCAACTCCACCCAGCACCCCCGCCAGCCTGCAGAGGTTCCCTCTCTCGACGTCTGTGTACTCCACCTCCAACACCACCTCCTCCTACTGCAGCCAGGACTCTCTCTGCTCAGACCACCAGATGGTGCTGCCAGAACATGAAGTGCTGACGCCATCGTCCACCCCTCCTGATGTACAGATGGGTAAGGACAGGAGAATTTTAATGCTTACTAAGTTCCTCTAGAAAACCACCACATACAATTGTTACTGACCTTTTAATAGCTTCTCTTAGGTTCCAGTGAACAAAAATTATAAGACAAAACCTTGGCTTTACGCACATTTTTAGTATGCTGTAATAACAGAAAGGATTAATGAATTAAAGGTCATATGTCAAACAATAGTAAAAAACAGGCATCACAAAAAATGAATCCCTTACACATCAAATAAACAGTGGCCAATTCAGAAAAGTTAGCTTTACAATAACCCCAAAGTACTGTTAcagtttcatttttctttctcaaatCCTCCGCCATGATCTAGCTGAAATAACATCCTCCACCCCATGAGTCAGAAGATGTTACTCCCACTTGTAGCTGCCAATTATCAGTGATATTGGCTGGATTCACTGGGTgtttcagtttaaataaaagcagaaatagcAGAAAGAAATCACACCCTGTGTAGACTTATGTACCAAATGCCACTGATGATAGCGGCCACCGAAACAAGCCTACTAGACATATAGACACATAGAGTCGCCACTTAATTGGGTCCacatagctaaaactaatgcagcaGTTTaacacaacagccctgcaataaatcctaggttataatgttgttttaatgtttgttaaaactgttttagagaggtgtctTAACCTCTCTAAAACACCCTTATATAGTTATTTCAGAgcctgtagtttgtggtgctgttgagtTACAGTGGCATATTTGCTATTTCCAGCTTTCGTTTTTTACTATAAAGGCCCTATACACTTAcactgattagacctcttctcatgACTGTGTGGGGGTGTACAGACTTTGCCTGACTGACCTTTCCCTCACTCTGCTCTTGCACCTATTGAGGTGAGACAAACTTGCACCTTCATAATTTTTTCATTGAGGTAAGTGACCTCTTGTAATTTCCAGCATAGCTTCACCTAACTTCTATCTGAGCATGGGCTAGTCagccagaataagtgaaaacatctgggtgggtgtgcagggcctttttAAAACCATCGTCAGGAGCAGGTAGAGGTGTTAAGCTCCAGTCAGACCAAAATTCGCCTGGTGAAATTTGCTTGTGTGTTCTGGCCAAAAGCAGGGGGGACAGGAAATCATGTAGGTAGGGTTGTAAACATAACCTGCAGGAGCTAGCATGGCTTGTGGGCTAACTACAGCAGTCAACAAAGTTGTAAATTATACAGCTTCTTATCAAACATTTTGGCCATGGCCATTAATCTCTGTCAGTGTCCTTGTACTCACTACAGACAAGCAGCATGCTTCCTTCTCTCCTGCTTGTATTATTTTGCCGGGCAGTTATTAAACAAGAATATAAGCAAACAATATTTCCTGAATGAGAAATCAATCCCATCCTCTTTCCTTCAAACTGGCTGGAGTTCACTTTGAATTGGAGAAAAGGAGGCAGGTCAGTTTGTGTCAGGAAGCAAATGTGTCTCGCCCGGTACCGCATAGAAATGAAGCAAATTTATGTCAAACTGCACCATTGGGGAAACAACAGCTAATGAATAATTGGTGTGGAAATTAATTCCTCAGTTGCAACTTTCTGTAAGATTAAACTTTCAACACCTAATGCTCTCAGTGTTATATGCTGCTGTCCTTTTTTTGTGTAACTCTTTCTAAATGTCAGAGGGTCTTGAActgtattacattatactgAGAGGAAAATGTTTGAGGGTGGACTATATTAGAAACCCTTCCAGTATAAAGCAGTATAACAGTATAACAGCTTCCAAAATGACCATCATGAATCACATTGAAACACcattcaacaaaaactgaacatcacaATCTTCTAGTATTTATTGCAGGgatgttgtattagactgcattagttttagcacTGGTGTAgttaataaactggcaactgagtgtatacaGAGGTTTTtcaaatcttgttttttgtgtgtgtgtgataatacAATTGCAAACAAAGTCACTATTCAAAACTCTGTGTTGCATTCAAATCCCATGTACAAGAACTGAAAGAATTGCATTGCTGAGCTGTGTTGTCAGGAAATCAAATCCCAAAGACGTAAGAAAACACCACCGTTACTAAGCGAATCATGTGAGTTTGGTTGATTATTGCTTTGAAAGGTTTGCTGTCTATCAGCTGACTCAGAAATATCAGATGTCCTCATGTCCTCTCATGCaagaacagaaaacatttcaaaatagtCACTGCTTGCATCTATAATACCATGTGACCATAGTATAACttgaagagaaaataaaagcactgaGTCAGTCATAATGGCTTATGTCTCAAGCAAGTTTTAAAGTCTCAGGAAGTCCAGTTAAAATAAACCACAACCAATGGTTGTCTGGACCATAGGGAAAGAAACAGTTTTATTTGCATTACAAACATAAAACTACTAAGATACTGTATGGATACAAGTAATAGATATGGTGACAAATGccaatacattaaaaatattgtttgaaCTTTGTGAACCCAATGTTTTGAATACCTACAATTCTTCCTCTCCATGAAATCAGAATATACAGCAGACAAAACTTGAATGAGGAGGGTTACAACCTCTCCTTTCATAagccttttctttcctttccattAACCTTAACTTGTAAATGTTCTGTCTAGTTTCTTCTGTATGTACGATTTCTAGAAACCTTCCACAACACTTCTAGTGGTAAGAAAACAACATTAGCGCAAGACAGGCCTCAAGGTTCCTCTACTGACAGTTATGTCAGTCTGTAATTTGAtctttgcatgtttttgcaACATGGATTTTGATTGTAATAATTTGTGGATAGATTGCAGATTTGCAGGATTGTAATATGATGTGGAGGAGACATCTTGTATTTATATCACATGACACCCTGCATTGCCCATGTCTATGTCTAGTCTCTTCATGTCATGGGA from Siniperca chuatsi isolate FFG_IHB_CAS linkage group LG13, ASM2008510v1, whole genome shotgun sequence includes:
- the e2f5 gene encoding transcription factor E2F5 isoform X1, translated to MEFETTETVRSTPSRHEKSLGLLTMKFVNLLQEAKDGVLDLKVAADSLAVKQKRRIYDITNVLEGVGLIEKKNKNIIQWRGENSGSQTQEVVEQVKVLKAQISELEAQEKELDNQKAWLEENIKHLNHDPITSTYKFVTHEDICSAFSGDTLLAVVAPAGTQLEVPLPEMGQSGQKKYQVNLRSHSAPIQVMLINRDSDSTIPVVFSVPPTDDICPMPTPPSTPASLQRFPLSTSVYSTSNTTSSYCSQDSLCSDHQMVLPEHEVLTPSSTPPDVQMECHSQSAAVLEQHQMDLVGPEFQSVLDVSSLLKLNATGDHMKDDREGAVDLIDELMSTDGIDYSFNLDDNEGVCDLFDVQIFNY
- the e2f5 gene encoding transcription factor E2F5 isoform X2 translates to MAADSLAVKQKRRIYDITNVLEGVGLIEKKNKNIIQWRGENSGSQTQEVVEQVKVLKAQISELEAQEKELDNQKAWLEENIKHLNHDPITSTYKFVTHEDICSAFSGDTLLAVVAPAGTQLEVPLPEMGQSGQKKYQVNLRSHSAPIQVMLINRDSDSTIPVVFSVPPTDDICPMPTPPSTPASLQRFPLSTSVYSTSNTTSSYCSQDSLCSDHQMVLPEHEVLTPSSTPPDVQMECHSQSAAVLEQHQMDLVGPEFQSVLDVSSLLKLNATGDHMKDDREGAVDLIDELMSTDGIDYSFNLDDNEGVCDLFDVQIFNY